The DNA region CGCACGGCGGTGTCGGGAGACCCGAAGGACCACAGCACCACGGACCTCGCGCGTCGCCTCGGCCGCGAGGGCGCGAAGTAGGCGATGTCGCGGTTGGATGCGACCTTGCTGGCGGTGCTGGGCTGTCCCGACTGCCACGGGCCGCTCGCGCAGCGCGAGGTCGCCTCGGGGACGGAGCTGTGCTGCGAGCCGTGCCTCGCCGCGTGGCCGGTGGAGGAGGGGGTTCCCCAGCTCCTCCCCGAGTCGAGGCGACCGCGAGGCATGGTCGCCCCCGGGTGAGCGGCGCGCCGACCGTGTGACGACGTCCCCCGAGGGGCGCCCCCCGGGAGGTCCCCGCGGTCCGTGGAGGGTTACCGGGCGAGCGCCGTCGCGAAGGCGCGAGCCTCCTCGGCGGCCCGCTCCTCCAGGCCCACACCCCCGGCGCCATCCACGAGCGACGTGAGGTCCACCATGCGGTGAGGCGCATAGGCATGGCCCCAGCGGGGCATGTCCATGCGGAGGAAGA from Myxococcus stipitatus includes:
- a CDS encoding Trm112 family protein — its product is MSRLDATLLAVLGCPDCHGPLAQREVASGTELCCEPCLAAWPVEEGVPQLLPESRRPRGMVAPG